A genome region from Cutaneotrichosporon cavernicola HIS019 DNA, chromosome: 5 includes the following:
- a CDS encoding uncharacterized protein (Carboxylesterase family), producing the protein MGAKFVALLLALTASASPEYLQRAPRSLGPNAGFQDRHVARQAASCTASWNGTQLTGAAEDTACRFTVRYGRAGRWEDSVVANQDGVDAASFPKMCPQIGAVKSALPTPEESDEDCLFMTVYKPANATAESKLPVFFWLHGGAYVIGSISDSGFDGSKMAEEDGIVAVFAQYRLGVLGFLPPEGASTINDPNLAVRDAVLALNAVKTNIAAMGGDPSRVTLGGQSAGASLTRTLLAVPAAKGLFHGAIIQSDPFHFGTQTFENAAALRESVYGNVTLANCTGECLKNVSLQALLSVQDQVLETAPFSITGVPIGEVFRPQFNTTTLPVDPVSAIFYNPSAIAANISTLPVLISYTRNESGFTIDSFITGGAQVANDFVFNLIINKLLGTERAKVFLDAGVYPLVPGPDGMRTSLEIPVTDAVWRCISLAVGQKYAAAGGKVYVGEWTKGTGFNAPGGYCSRPEAVRHSDDIYPTFDSSPNAAANATILADEVRPFWASFIKTGNPGGNWKAFSANSTVADVYNIGNENTLSTCPPSFWGDKIKWDWQLYSNTTNSTAPPPGTSSPTGGKKNGALPGSPMGLGVMVLSALLGAVAVLL; encoded by the exons ATGGGGGCAAAGTTCGTCGCCCTACTTCTGGCCTTGACAGCCTCTGCCTCACCCGAGTATCTACAGCGTGCTCCCCGCTCTCTCGGCCCAAACGCCGGGTTCCAAGACCGCCATGTAGCTCGGCAGGCGGCATCATGTACTGCCTCGTGGAATGGGACGCAGCTGACaggcgcggcggaggacACAGCTTGTCGCTTCACTGTGCGCTATGGACGGGCTGGGCGATGGGAGGACAGTGTCGTTGCCAACCAAGA TGGAGTGGACGCCGCGTCGTTCCCCAAGATGTGCCCGCAGATCGGGGCAGTCAAGTCTGCCCTACCGACCCCAGAGGAGTCTGATGAGGACTGTCTCTTCATGACTGTGTATAAGCCTGCGAACGCAACGGCAGAGTCCAAGCTTCCCGTTTTCTTCTG GCTCCATGGCGGCGCATATGTGATCGGCTCGATATCAGACTCGGGCTTTGATGGCTCAAAGATggctgaggaggatggTATCGTTGCGGTGTTTGCTCAGTATCGGCTTGGCGTGCTCGGCTTCCTCCCACCCGAGGGCGCATCGACCATCAACGACCCGAACCTCGCCGTACGTGATGCCGTGCTCGCCCTCAACGCCGTCAAGACCAACATTGCCGCTATGGGCGGCGACCCGTCCCGCGTGACCCTCGGCGGACAGAGTGCGGGAGCGTCCCTCACGAGGA ccctcctcgccgtcccaGCCGCCAAGGGCCTGTTCCACGGAGCCATCATCCAGTCTGACCCCTTCCACTTTGGTACGCAGACGTTTGAGAACGCCGCAGCCCTCCGCGAAAGCGTGTACGGCAACGTAACGCTGGCCAACTGCACCGGCGAGTGCCTGAAGAACGTGAGCCTCCAAGCTCTTCTGTCGGTGCAGGACCAGGTCTTGGAAACTGCCCCGTTCAGTATCACCGGCGTGCCAATCGGCGAGGTGTTCCGTCCACAGTTCAACACCACCACGCTCCCCGTCGACCCAGTCTCGGCAATCTTCTACAACCCCTCGGCGATCGCAGCCAACATCTCCACTCTCCCTGTACTCATATCGTACACGCGTAACGAGAGTGGTTTCACCATCGACAGCTTTATTACCGGCGGCGCCCAGGTCGCCAATGACTTCGTGTTCAACCTCATCATCAATAAACTGCTCGGCACTGAGCGTGCCAAGGTATTCCTTGATGCTGGCGTGTATCCACTCGTCCCAGGGCCAGACGGTATGCGTACCTCGCTGGAAATTCCTGTCACAGACGCGGTTTGGCGGTGTATCTCCCTCGCCGTTGGGCAGAAATATGCTGCGGCTGGAGGCAAGGTTTACGTCGGCGAGTGGACAAAGGGTACAGGATTCAACGCCCCGGGTGGGTACTGCAGCAGGCCGGAGGCAGTGCGTCACAGCGACGACATCTATCCGACCTTTGATAGCTCGCCGAACGCTGCTGCCAACGCGACTATTCTCGCGGATGAGGTTAGACCGTTCTGGGCGTCGTTCATCAAGACTGGTAACCCGGGGGGAAACTGGAAGGCTTTCTCGGCAAACTCGACCGTTGCTGACGTTTACAACATCGGTAATGAGAATACGCTCTCGACGTGTCCCCCCAGCTTCTGGGGCGACAAGATCAAGTGGGACTGGCAGTTGTATAGCAACACGACGAATAGTACCGCTCCACCGCCAGggacgtcctcgcccactGGTGGTAAGAAGAACGGAGCTCTGCCAGGCTCTCCTATGGGGCTCGGCGTCATGGTCCTCTCGGC
- a CDS encoding uncharacterized protein (Accessory subunit of the mitochondrial membrane respiratory chain NADH dehydrogenase (Complex I), that is believed not to be involved in catalysis. Complex I functions in the transfer of electrons from NADH to the respiratory chain. The immediate electron acceptor for the enzyme is believed to be ubiquinone), with protein sequence MQDIVQPPRLNFNPGPFCTGEIDGDNDGSRVATGANPRIPGTPERCTSHLTAITRHLTVDDNDHSDNMSSLARTIRHARQVGLKEWFYQLNTIGDAKSGVFVGKDQFGNRYFQQYDAKEELPGRQRWVLYEQYDFNASQVPREWASWLTHIRMEPPTNDPVVKASEQPWQVPYFENLTGTRGRFNTYSTVKPKLEAWVPKTKPRA encoded by the exons ATGCAAGACATCGTCCAGCCGCCTCGCCTGAACTTCAACCCTGGGCCATTCTGCACCGGTGAGATTGACGGCGACAACGACGGTT CACGTGTCGCCACCGGCGCAAATCCCCGAATCCCCGGCACGCCGGAACGGTGCACCAGTCACCTGACGGCCATTACTCGCCACCTAACggtcgacgacaacgaTCACAGCGACAACATGAGCAGCCTCGCACGGACAATTCGGCACGCACGCCAGGTCGGGCTCAAGGAGTGGTTCTACCAGCTCAA caCCATCGGTGACGCCAAGTCCGGTGTCTTCG TCGGCAAGGACCAGTTCGGAAACAGGTACTTCCAGCAGTacgacgccaaggaggagctgccTGGCCGCCAGCGCTGGGTGCTGTACGAGCAGTACGACTTCAACGCGTCCCAGGTCCCTCGCGAGTGGGCTTCGTGGCTCACCCACATCCGCATGGAGCCACCCACCAACGACCCCGTTGTGAAGGCGAGCGAGCAGCCGTGGCAGGTGCCGTACTTCGAGAACCT CACCGGCACCCGCGGCCGCTTCAACACTTACTCGACTGtcaagcccaagctcgaggcgtgGGTGCCCAAGACCAAGCCCCGCGCATAG
- the alp4 gene encoding uncharacterized protein (Spc97 / Spc98 family), whose translation MSTVTPFTPRPQRHKNQLGLSDAEYKRMTGTLASVRRVGAAAIREELEDTPDAAAVALAEVRISERAERERERPDSRRSERPASRYNVERDARPSSSASGHRDPRRSVEGHVRERDREQRERRDVRRERVIDVEIQQVEREAPVPSSPVPPRRLLDGVPLPVQEAWVCEDFMYLLQGVEGSLITYAEGYDPLDAEQRLKGARWRVDPSLDPSLLSLVNRLLPLATFFTSVEASIEQRNSPEFGMVSHALGSGIRGMLKEYRVLTAQLESLFNSSSTFTLQTLYFHLHPTLHTMSLLSSLCLALETEDDPAESESDDDDDFGGMADELGLGGEGLKGLMKNLKAQEAGGLIGGGGPVLGGEVLGIICEREATMSGDPTATTLHSQLLLHASQPYCRMLLRWITTGYLSDPFDEFMVKESGHITKGVLESDYIDEYWERRYTLRDGSSLAAPKGGGGKAPSLTGAVPAPRTGTNRLPGGACIPAFLQPWKHKILLAGKYLNVMRECGIDVKKEAAGDADCPIVMNEAKFYRRIEDAYIHANQSLLKLLVEEQELIPHLCSLKHYFFADQSDFLTNFLDLASGDLTRKAAKSVSIVKLQSLLDLAVRNPASSSSNDPYKDNLKVTMASQGLYDWLLKIVSHQGSSAEGDLDFGLGVDLDKPEGTLMGIDAVAFDYNVKFPLSLVISRKAVTRYQLIFRFLVHLHHLEAGLSAMWLDQKGALWRDTTGNADMEAWKVRVCALRARMLVFVRQMLAYATGEVLESNWRALEAKLAHVSTVDQLMRDHVDFLDTCLKQCMLTNSKLLSVYAKLMRTIAAFVSYQDRFSRTLTGFRADPLTESDAAKAEARWNLLKKFEVNFNHHTNLHLDAVTYHAGSENVALLALVTRLHQTTKRI comes from the exons ATGTCAACAGTTACGCCATTTACGCCGCGACCACAGCGGCATAAGAACCAGTTAGGCCTCTCAGATGCAGAGTACAAGCGC ATGACAGGCACGCTCGCGTCGGTCCGGCGCGTGGGTGCCGCGGCGATTCGCGAGGAGCTAGAGGATACGCCAGACGCGGCTGCGGTTGCACTCG CGGAGGTGCGCATCTCTGAGCGCGCGGAGCGCGAACGCGAGCGGCCAGATAGCCGACGGAGTGAGCGGCCAGCATCGAGGTATAACGTTGAACGTGACGCACGTCCATCATCGTCAGCCTCTGGGCACCGCGATCCACGAAGGAGTGTTGAAGGACAtgtgcgcgagcgtgaTCGGGAACAAAGGGAACGGCGCGACGTGCGACGCGAGCGTGTgatcgacgtcgagatcCAGCAagttgagcgcgaggcccCCGTGCCCAGCAGCCCAgtgccgcctcgacgccttCTCGACGGCGTGCCGCTACCTGTACAGGAGGCGTGGGTGTGCGAGGACTTCATGTACCTTCTCCagggcgtcgaggggaGCCTCATAACATATGCGGAGGGGTACGACCCTTTGGACGCAGAGCAGCGGCTCAAGGGCGCACGATGGCGTGTCGATCCCAGCCTTGACCCGTCGCTCCTCTCGCTCGTTaaccgcctcctcccactcgcgaCTTTCTTTACGTCTGTCGAAGCGTCGATCGAGCAACGCAACTCGCCCGAGTTTGGGATGGTATCTCATGCGCTGGGCAGTGGCATCCGAGGCATGCTCAAG gaaTACCGCGTCCTCACGgcccagctcgagtcgctgttcaactcgtcctccacgTTCACTCTTCAGACACTCTACTTTCATCTCCACCCGACGCTACACACCATGTCACTGCTCAGTTCTCTTTGTCTCGCCCTCGAAACGGAGGACGACCCAGCTGAAAGcgagtcggacgacgacgatgactTCGGGGGCAtggcggacgagctcggcctcggcggcgagggtcTCAAGGGGCTCATGAAGAACCTCAAGGCACAAGAGGCCGGAGGTTTGATaggtggcggcgggccggtgctcggcggcgaggtgctCGGCATCATCTGCGAGCGGGAAGCAACGATGAGCGGCGACCCAACCGCCACGACACTCCATTcccagctcctcctgcACGCGTCGCAGCCATACTGCCGCATGCTCCTGCGCTGGATCACGACAGGATACCTCTCCGACCCGTTTGACGAGTTCATGGTCAAAGAGAGCGGACACATCACCAAGGGCGTGTTAGAGAGCGACTACATCGACGAGTACTGGGAACGGCGGTACACGCTGCGCGACGGGTcgtcgctcgcggcgcCCAAGGGCGGGGGCGGCAAGGCGCCGTCCTTAACGGGCGCGGTCCCCGCCCCGCGTACCGGCACGAATCGCCTGCCTGGCGGCGCGTGTATCCCCGCCTTCTTGCAGCCGTGGAAGCACAAGATCTTGCTCGCGGGCAAGTACCTGAATGTGATGCGCGAATGCGGGATCGACGTGAAAAAGGAGGCggccggcgacgccgactgCCCCATCGTCATGAATGAGGCCAAGTTCTACCGCCgcatcgaggacgcgtACATACACGCCAACCAGAGCCTGCTCAagctgctcgtcgaggagcaggagctAATCCCACACCTCTGCTCGCTCAAGCACTACTTCTTCGCCGACCAGAGCGACTTTCTCACAAACtttctcgacctcgccagcgGGGACCTCACACGTAAGGCTGCCAAGTCTGTGTCGATTGTCAAGCTCCAGTCGCTTCTGGATCTCGCAGTGCGCAACCCGGCCTCGAGTTCGTCCAATGACCCGTACAAGGACAATCTCAAGGTCACGATGGCGAGTCAGGGTCTGTACGACTGGCTGCTCAAGATTGTGTCGCACCAGGGCTCATCAGCCGAGGGAGACCTCGActttggcctcggcgtcgacctcgacaagccCGAAGGGACACTGATGGGTATCGATGCCGTTGCCTTTGACTACAACGTCAAGTTCCCCCTCAGCCTCGTGATCAGCCGTAAGGCCGTGACCCGCTACCAGCTCATCTTCCGCTTCCTCGTGCACCTGCACCACCTCGAGGCTGGCTTGAGCGCCATGTGGCTCGACCAGAAGGGCGCTCTCTGGCGCGACACAACCGGCAACGCCGACATGGAGGCGTGGAAGGTCCGCGTCTGTGCACTCCGAGCGCGCATGCTGGTGTTTGTGCGCCAGATGCTAGCATACGCAACCGGCGAAGTACTCGAGTCGAActggcgcgcgctcgaggccaagctcgcacACGTCAGCACTGTCGACCAACTTATGCGCGACCACGtcgacttcctcgacaCGTGCCTCAAGCAGTGCATGCTCACAAACAGCAAGCTGCTGAGCGTGTACGCAAAGCTCATGCGCACCATCGCTGCCTTTGTGTCGTACCAGGACCGCTTCAGTCGCACGCTTACGGGTTTCCGCGCCGACCCACTCACAGAGAGCGATgcggccaaggctgagGCAAGATGGAACCTCCTCAAGAAGTTTGAGGTAAACTTCAACCACCACACGAAT ctcCACCTAGACGCGGTGACGTACCACGCTGGGTCAGAGAAcgttgcgctcctcgccctcgttACGCGCCTGCATCAGACAACCAAGCGGATCTAA
- a CDS encoding uncharacterized protein (Belongs to the TRAFAC class myosin-kinesin ATPase superfamily. Kinesin family), which yields MSGTAITPRRRASLVASPTPNTPSSIPRPQSASGRYKIAMAMPSLADTVTSNTAASGDDAEKGQVRVVLRIRPSEPADPTIAPRHRQVLVHPISQNDIRVSVDPAVLAGTNTIVSSAKRHPTFAFDHVMGEQASQMDMYDVVSKDRIEDFLRGFNVTYLAYGQTSSGKSYSMGTTGEDADYLDLEDDSRAGLIPRTVETVFRRADEIRLASGPGASWECRVSFLELYNEDMIDLLANTGMPVSIRENADGRIVWSGVREIKVSNVSEVMTLLREGSTRRRTGETNMNATSSRSHAVFSLTLIQSRRVDSSHDSEDGPRTPNGRRPHSVMLGGGSRSSTPVFSRGPPSSYGKLGAGRPNSVHVGAMGRGCDDEMVVLTSKFNMVDLAGSERLKRTAAQGERMKEGISINSGLLALGNVISALSEPAKNRGHIPYRDSKLTRLLQDSIGGNAMTTMIACISPLEYNISETLNTINYASRARRIKNSVQKNQAEVGWDDIDHLRNTVTKLRAKLATIETEGPRETRSRGANGANNEEALLRQVAELQDKLTDLEDEFSHLQDQYFHKCREIVALSDPDQFEDEDDKLRQFNETIEPVVLEYEKVVASLTSQLAEGRASSALAQQAHEEQAMDLTKTQERLSEHEAYVTELKSRIAKLTERNDSSEAYIRDLETKFRGFTDNDDRQTEMITGLTSEIQQLKTESVKSNTYISQLEARVATAEARSAELAQLVERYEQEAEQREKAIADLEERLSLIDSQPNVDMLLEEIETRDRRIETLEARLQEHSETAPSTSRRDLSTIVEKGPSTPPETPPVLRTIAEDAESEVDLLRKDNEVLIARLQEVEARLEQIQHGPATPTLEPPSERDEELEDEDSARVPDSPNKRGSTSNDSSESDTALQTPKLTSRAVSPQIHDDPLHQAMMRSPYAQSRSGDFRNSTRSEQLRLLRPLSLSQGLSGYAYATSSPRYSWSSSPSNGMAFERSPKAERFPKRQSMPFDSLKPLRSVQSLEIDLSLLQKTVADREAQLRQREAEIQYLKRSLEKSSAFTNGSPLNSDEVIERLREDHSNEIQKMFREHKLALDDLEQTHKQTFKSVSEELHKAREGHERELEELNSSHKTKMDEFEARQKTDSSETVELRTALDAAWEEVAATGRRQETERNTLTSEHNQKVAELEERHAAVLGALQGELTASANSLESIREELAAATEAKERAEKDLANRPDVKDLIPLEEHNIVVQAMEEMEKALTAAEDEKRQLKISADQVKFELSKIRDEHEMQRSGDITRVAELEKRCSTLSADNAQLQQQVERNRDSKTSIIDSRSSRTKLPPIGPPPTAPLPPLPAGREAIMSPTLTNSSLPRMSHHEGSIESARSSRYDHDSHDGHNARSASHASIVRPDSVATNAEVERDRAFTEREEALRQISETEERLLELKSQLETEQRNNEAFTKDLIELRKTNSKLKVRVDDVNRELTELKRERDSLRRDVVEMKNELADAQYERIADRQRLEGARNEVQQYKAQLERAVDRKVNKRSDQKLKAMLLI from the exons ATGTCGGGCACGGCCATTACTCCACGCCGCCGGGCGTCGCTTGTGgcctctcccacccccaATACCCCCTCGTCCATCCCTCGCCCCCAGTCTGCATCTGGTCGATACAAGATTGCCATGGCGATGCCTAGCTTGGCCGACACGGTGACCTCAAACACGGCCGCAAgtggcgacgacgcagaGAAGGGTCAAGTTCGCGTCG TGCTGCGTATCCGACCATCGGAGCCAGCAGACCCCACCATtgctcctcgccaccgccaggTGCTCGTGCACCCCATCTCGCAGAATGATATCCGTGTCAGCGTCGACCCAGCAGTGCTCGCGGGCACCAACACGATCGTGTCGTCGGCCAAGCGCCATCCCACCTTTGCGTTCGATCACGTTATGGGCGAGCAGGCATCGCAGATGGACATGTACGATGTCGTGTCCAAAGACCGCATCGAGGACTTCCTTCGCGGCTTCAATGTGACATATTTGGC ATACGGTCAAACAAGCTCTGGCAAGTCGTACTCGATGGGTACGAcgggcgaggatgccgacTACTTGGACTTGGAGGACGACTCTAGAGCTGGCCTCATTCCCCGCACTGTGGAGACAGTATTTCGCCGCGCAGACGAGATCCGGTTGGCCTCGGGCCCAGGCGCTTCCTGGGAGTGCCGGGTATCCTTCCTGGAGCTCTACAATGAGGACATGATTGACCTCTTGGCGAACACTGGCATGCCCGTGTCCATCCGCGAGAATGCGGACGGGCGCATCGTGTGGTCAGGTGTTCGCGAGATCAAGGTCTCCAACGTGTCCGAGGTCATGACCCTCCTGCGGGAGGgctcgacgcgtcgtcgcaCCGGCGAGACCAATATGAACGCCACCTCGTCCCGATCCCATGCCGTCTTCTCCCTCACCCTTATCCAGTCGCGTCGCGTTGACAGCTCTCacgacagcgaggacgggcCTCGAACGCCCAATGGCCGCCGGCCGCACTCCGTCATGCTTGGAGGCGGATCCCGCTCTTCCACCCCAGTCTTCTCCCGCGGGCCTCCATCCAGCTACGGCAAACTCGGAGCAGGCCGTCCCAACAGCGTGCACGTCGGCGCCATGGGCCGCGGCTGCGACGATGAGATGGTCGTGTTAACGAGCAAGTTCAACATGGTCGACTTGGCCGGCTCGGAGCGCCTCAagcgcaccgccgcccaggGAGAACGCATGAAGGAGGGCATCTCCATCAACAGTGGTCTCCTTGCTCTGGGAAATGTCATCTCGGCCCTCTCCGAACCTGCCAAGAACCGGGGACACATTCCGTACCGCGACTCGAAGCTCACACGCTTGCTCCAAG ACTCCATTGGAGGCAATGCGATGACGACAATGATTGCGTGTATTTCTCCACTCGAGTACAACATTAGCGAGACGCTCAACACAATCAACTACGCATCGCGAGCCAGGCGGATCAAGAACTCTGTGCAGAAGAACCAGGCTGAAGTTGGATGGGACGACATCGACCACTTGCGCAACACGGTCACAAAACTGCGTGCCAAGCTTGCAACGATAGAGACTGAGGGTCCGCGTGAAACCCGGAGCCGTGGCGCGAACGGTGCCAACAACGAGGAAGCACTGCTGCGCCAAGTAGCCGAGCTTCAAGACAAGCTTACGGACCTGGAGGATGAGTTTAGTCAT CTCCAGGACCAATACTTCCATAAATGCCGTGAGATTGTGGCCCTGAGCGACCCCGACCAGTTTgaggacgaagacgacAAGCTCCGGCAGTTCAACGAGACGATTGAGCCCGTCGTTCTGGA GTACGAGAAAGTTGTTGCTTCCTTGACTTCGCAGTTGGCTGAGGGACGTGCATCGTCTGCGCTGGCACAACAGGCACACGAGGAGCAGGCCATGGATCTCACTAAGACTCAGGAGCGTCTGAGCGAGCACGAGGCCTATGTGACCGAGCTCAAGAGTCGCATTGCCAAGCTCACCGAGCGCAACGACTCGTCCGAGGCCTACATTCGCGATCTCGAGACCAAGTTCCGTGGTTTCACCGACAATGACGACCGTCAAACGGAGATGATCACCGGCCTCACCTCCGAGATCCAGCAGCTCAAGACCGAGTCAGTCAAGAGCAACACATACATCTCGCAGCTTGAGGCACGCGTTGCCACCGCTGAAGCCCGCagtgccgagctcgcgcaaCTCGTTGAGCGGTACGAGCAGGAGGCTGAGCAGCGCGAAAAGGCgatcgccgacctcgaggagcgtcTCTCCTTGATCGACAGCCAGCCCAACGTCGATatgctgctcgaggagatcgagaCGCGGGACCGTCGCATCGAGACTCTCGAGGCCCGCCTCCAGGAGCACTCTGAGACGGCTCCTTCAACCAGCCGGCGCGACCTCTCCACGATTGTGGAGAAAGGCCCGTCAACACCACCCGAGACGCCGCCTGTCTTAAGAACGATTGCTGAGGACGCCGAGTCAGaggtcgacctcctccgtAAGGACAACGAGGTTCTCATTGCGCGCCTGCAGGAGGTTGAGGCTCGTCTGGAGCAGATTCAGCACGGTCCTGCAACCCCGACGCTCGAGCCTCCTAGCGAGcgggacgaggagctcgaggacgaggataGTGCTCGTGTTCCTGACTCCCCGAACAAGCGCGGAAGCACCAGCAACGACTCGAGCGAGTCCGACACGGCTCTCCAGACGCCAAAGCTCACCAGCCGCGCCGTGTCGCCGCAGATCCACGACGACCCCTTGCACCAGGCCATGATGCGCTCTCCGTACGCCCAGTCGCGGTCAGGCGACTTCCGCAACTCTACGCGGTCCGAGCAGCTCCGTCTGCTGCGacccctctccctctctcaGGGCCTCTCGGGCTACGCCTACgccacgtcgtcgccgcgttACTCGTGGAGCTCGTCTCCATCCAACGGCATGGCATTCGAACGCTCGCCCAAGGCTGAGCGCTTCCCCAAGCGCCAGTCGATGCCATTCGACTCGTTGAAGCCTCTCCGCTCTGTTCAGTCGCTAGAGATCGACCTCTCGCTTCTCCAAAAAACTGtcgccgaccgcgaggCACAGTTGCGCCAGCGTGAGGCCGAAATCCAGTACCTCAAGCGGTCGCTTGAGAAGAGCTCTGCTTTCACCAATGGCTCCCCTCTCAACTCTGACGAGGTTATCGAGCGCCTGCGGGAAGATCACTCGAACGAGATCCAGAAGATGTTCAGGGAGCACAAGCTCGCTCTGGACGACCTTGAACAGACTCACAAGCAGACATTCAAGTCTGTGTCCGAGGAGCTCCACAAGGCGAGGGAGGggcacgagcgcgagcttgaggagctcaacTCGTCCCACAAGACCAAGATGGACGAGTTCGAGGCACGTCAAAAGACCGATTCTAGCGAGACTGTTGAGCTCCGCACGGCTCTGGATGCTGCttgggaggaggtcgcTGCAACTGGTCGGCGTCAGGAGACGGAGCGCAACACCCTGACATCGGAACACAACCAGAAGGTGGCAGAGCTTGAAGAACGGCACGCCGCCGTGCTTGGTGCTCTGCAGGGCGAGCTCACGGCTAGCGCTAACTCGCTTGAGTCGAtccgcgaggagcttgcAGCTGCCACCGAGGCAAAGGAGCGCGCGGAGAAGGATTTGGCCAACCGCCCCGACGTCAAGGACCTGATTCCTCTCGAGGAGCACAACATTGTCGTCCAGGCaatggaggagatggaaAAAGCGCTCACCGCTgcagaggacgagaagaggCAACTCAAGATCAGCGCCGACCAGGTCAAGTTTGAGCTGTCCAAGATccgcgacgagcacgagatGCAGCGCTCTGGCGACATCACTCGAGTCGcagagctcgagaagcgctGCTCGACCCTCTCCGCCGACAACGCCCAGCTCCAAcagcaggtcgagcgcaACCGCGACTCGAAGACGTCGATCATTGACtctcgcagctcgcgcaccaAGCTGCCACCTATCGGCCCTCCCCCGACCGCCCCGTTGCCGCCATTGCCAGCTGGTCGCGAGGCGATCATGTCGCCCACGCTCACCAACTCGTCGCTCCCACGCATGTCGCACCACGAGGGCTCGATCGAGAGTGCGCGGTCATCACGGTACGACCACGACTCGCACGACGGGCACAACGCGAGATCCGCATCCCATGCGTCCATAGTGCGGCCAGACAGCGTGGCTaccaacgccgaggtcgagcgcgaccgtgCGTTCActgagcgcgaggaggcgctgcgCCAGATCTCGGAGACCGAGGAGAGACTCCTTGAACTCAAGTCGCAGCTCGAAACCGAGCAGCGCAACAACGAGGCGTTCACCAAGGACCTGatcgagctgcgcaagaCCAACTCTAAGCTCAAGgtccgcgtcgacgacgtcaacCGCGAGCTTaccgagctcaagcgcgagcgggACAGCTTGCGCCGCGACGTGGTCGAGATGAAGAacgagcttgccgacgcGCAGTACGAGCGGATAGCCgaccgccagcgcctcgagggcgcgcgcaATGAGGTGCAGCAGTACAAGGCGCAACTCGAACGTGCAGTCGACCGCAAGGTCAACAAGCGCTCTGATCAGAAGCTCAAGGCAA tgcTTCTAATCTAG